The Pseudomonadota bacterium genome segment CCGGGCAGGCGCACTGGCCGCGGCGCCAACGCATAGGTCGGCATCACGCGCGGTAGCTCGCCCGCCTCGAGCGTGGCGAGCAACGCAGCGCGCAGGGGCTCGGGGAGCTGCGGCGCCGTCGTCGTCCGTAGGAACTGCACGAGGCCATCGCCGCGCCCGCGCGGCAGCTCACCGGGCAGGTCGACCAGCAGTCGAACCTCATCGCTGCCGATCTGATAGCCAAGGATCGGGGCCGGCTGCGTGACGAAGACGTGCCCATGCTGCGCGTGCGGCAGCACGCCGCCACGCAGCAGCACGCCGACCGAGTGGGAGAGGCGCGCGGGCGCCTCCGCGCCGACGCAGCGGCGCAATCGCGAGCTGCGACCATCGGCGGCGACCACGAGCTGCGCCTGCAAGCGCTGCTCGTGACCCTCGCGGTCGCGGTAGACCACGCCGGTGACGCGCGCATCGGCGGCCGTGCCGGCGCGGATCAGCTCGGAGGCCGTCCCGCAGCGCAGCTCGACGCCCGGCGCCGCGGCAGCCGCTTCGCGCAGCCGCATGACGAAGCGTCCGTGGTGAAAGGCATAGCCCTCGACCGGTGCGCCGCGCTGGCCGTCGCTGCCCGTTGGATAGGCCAACGCGCGCTGCTCCTCGCCGTGGATCACGGCGAAGCCGCGCGTGCGCTGGGCGTCGATACCCTGGACGCAGCCGAGCAGGCCCAGCGCCTCGAGCGAGCGCGCGCCGCCCGGCTGCAGCAGCTCACCCACGAATAGATCAGGCGCTCGAAGATCGCGCTCGAGCAAGAGCACGCGCCGGCCCGCGCGCCCCAGCCGCGCCGCCAGGGCCGCGCCCGCGACGCCGGCGCCGACAATCACGACATCATGGCTGGACATCATCGACACCTTGGTGGCTCCCCTCGCCTAGCGCACGACGGACGTCGGGGGCTCACGGCCTGCGAGCTGCCCATGATCCGGCCGCCGCGGCGCGATTGTGCTGAGCGCCGGCCGCCCAAGTCAACCCTGCCCATGACCCTGCCCATGACCCTGTCCCGGTCCCGCCCCCGCCAGGGGCGCCGAGCGCGGCTTCGGCTTGCGCAAGGGGTCGTCGGCGCGGCAGCAGACATCGCTCAGGCGCTTCAGCCGCGCTGCCAGCGCTGGGGTCAGCGCGTCCTCGGCGCAGCGCCACTCCCAGTTGCCTGCGAGCGTGCCGGGCACGTTGAAGCGCGCCTCGCTGCCCAGGCCGAGCACGTCCTGCAGCGGCGCCATCGCCACCAGGGCCGGCGAGGCCCACGCGGCGCGCAAGAAGTCCCAGGCGACCTCGGGATTCCTGGCGTCGAGATAGGCCTCGGCGTAGGCGCGGTCGGCGGCCGAGGCCTTGGCGTACCAGCCACAGATCGTGTCGTTATCATGCGTGCCGGTGTAGACGACGCAGCGCGGCGGATAGGTATGCGGCCGGAACTCGCTCGCCTCGGCCGAGTCGAAGGCGAACTGCAGGATCTTCATTCCGGGGTAGTGGAACTGCTCGCGCAGCGCGATCACATCGGGCGTGATCACGCCGAGGTCCTCGGCCAGGATCGGCAGCGGGCCGAGCGCCTTCGTCAGCGCCAAGAAGAGCGCCGCACCCGGGCCCGGCTCCCAGCGACCGTGCTTCGCCGTCGGCTCGTCAGCGGGGATCGCCCAATAGGCGGCGAAGCCGCGGAAGTGATCGATGCGCAGCAGGTCGTAGCGGGCGAGCTTAGCCCTCACCACTGCGGTCCACCAGGCGAAGCCCGTTTCATAGTGCCGCGCCCAGTCGTAGAGCGGGTTGCCCCAGCGCTGGCCGTTGGCGCTGAAGTAGTCCGGGGGCACGCCGGCAACCGCGGTCGGCCGGCCCTGCGCGTCGAGCGCGAAGAGCTCACGCTGGGCCCAGACCTCGGCGCTGTCGTAGGCCACGTAGATCGGCAAATCGCCGACTAAGCGCACGCCCTGCTGCTGAGCATGCGCCCGGAGCTGCTGCCACTGGCCATAGAAGAGGTATTGGACGAATTTCTGCAGCGCGATGCCGCCGGCCCGCTCGGCACGGACCGCTGCGAGCGCGGCGGGCTCACGCAGGCGCAGCGGCTCCTCCCAGTTATCCCAGGCGACCCCGCCCGCGGCGCTCTTGATCGCCATGAAGAGCGCGAAGTCGTCGAGCCAGGCCGCCTGCTCGCTGCAGAAGTGCGCCAGCTCCTCGCGCATCGCCGGCGTGGCACGCTCGCCGAAGCGTGCATGGGCCCGCGCGAGGCGCGCCCAGACGAACGCGATCACGC includes the following:
- a CDS encoding FAD-dependent monooxygenase, translated to MSSHDVVIVGAGVAGAALAARLGRAGRRVLLLERDLRAPDLFVGELLQPGGARSLEALGLLGCVQGIDAQRTRGFAVIHGEEQRALAYPTGSDGQRGAPVEGYAFHHGRFVMRLREAAAAAPGVELRCGTASELIRAGTAADARVTGVVYRDREGHEQRLQAQLVVAADGRSSRLRRCVGAEAPARLSHSVGVLLRGGVLPHAQHGHVFVTQPAPILGYQIGSDEVRLLVDLPGELPRGRGDGLVQFLRTTTAPQLPEPLRAALLATLEAGELPRVMPTYALAPRPVRLPGLVLLGDALNMRHPVTGGGMTVALNDVCLLAEGLATVALGDSVATERTLTRFYEARRPLALTIDGLAGALYEVLRADEPGLERMRAAMMQYWQFGGFAATGPMSLLSGLSPRPALLLLHYTAVALLGVGGSLVPVPGVHVGGAPDVRGAAQLARAAYKTLEPQLRRAFAH
- the malQ gene encoding 4-alpha-glucanotransferase translates to MELERCSGVVLHPTALPGPQGIGTLGDAAFRFVDWLASAGQQLWQLCPLGPTGFGNSPYQCFSAFAGNPLLIDLERLQRAGWLSAEDLRPERPFDGTRVDYERVIAFVWARLARAHARFGERATPAMREELAHFCSEQAAWLDDFALFMAIKSAAGGVAWDNWEEPLRLREPAALAAVRAERAGGIALQKFVQYLFYGQWQQLRAHAQQQGVRLVGDLPIYVAYDSAEVWAQRELFALDAQGRPTAVAGVPPDYFSANGQRWGNPLYDWARHYETGFAWWTAVVRAKLARYDLLRIDHFRGFAAYWAIPADEPTAKHGRWEPGPGAALFLALTKALGPLPILAEDLGVITPDVIALREQFHYPGMKILQFAFDSAEASEFRPHTYPPRCVVYTGTHDNDTICGWYAKASAADRAYAEAYLDARNPEVAWDFLRAAWASPALVAMAPLQDVLGLGSEARFNVPGTLAGNWEWRCAEDALTPALAARLKRLSDVCCRADDPLRKPKPRSAPLAGAGPGQGHGQGHGQG